In Lutra lutra chromosome 13, mLutLut1.2, whole genome shotgun sequence, one genomic interval encodes:
- the FAM78A gene encoding protein FAM78A isoform X1 yields the protein MPSFLWDCWPSLEIRAVLCAMGCIQSIGGKARVFREGITVIDVKASIDPIPTSIDESSSVVLRYRTPHFRASAQVVMPPIPKKETWIVGWIQACSHMEFYNQYGEQGMSSWELPDLQEGKIEAISDSDGVNYPWYGNTTETCTIVGPTKRDSKFIISMNDNFYPSVTWAVPVSESNVAKLTNIYRDQSFTTWLVATNTSTNDMIILQTLHWRMQLSIEVNPNRPLGQRARLREPIAQDQPKILSKNEPIPPSALVKPNANDAQVLMWRPKYGQPLVVIPPKHR from the exons ATGCCCAGTTTCCTCTGGGACTGCTGGCCCTCCCTGGAGATCCGAGCCGTACTGTGTGCCATGGGCTGTATTCAGAGCATCGGGGGCAAAGCCAGAGTCTTCCGGGAAGGTATCACCGTGATTGATGTGAAAGCCTCAATCGACCCCATCCCCACCAGCATCGACGAGTCCTCCAGCGTGGTGCTCCGCTACCGGACACCCCACTTCCGTGCCTCAGCCCAGGTGGTCATGCCGCCCATCCCCAAGAAAGAGACCTGGATCGTGGGCTGGATTCAGGCGTGCAGCCACATGGAGTTCTACAACCAGTACGGGGAGCAGGGCAT GTCCAGCTGGGAGCTCCCGGACCTCCAGGAGGGCAAGATCGAGGCCATCAGTGACTCAGACGGGGTGAACTACCCCTGGTACGGCAACACCACAGAGACGTGCACCATTGTGGGCCCCACCAAGAGAGACTCCAAGTTCATCATCAGCATGAACGACAACTTCTATCCCAGCGTCACGTGGGCTGTGCCTGTCAGCGAGAGCAATGTGGCCAAGCTGACCAACATCTACCGGGACCAGAGCTTCACCACGTGGCTGGTGGCCACCAACACCTCGACCAATGACATGATCATCTTACAGACGCTGCACTGGCGCATGCAGCTGAGCATCGAGGTGAACCCCAACCGGCCCCTAGGCCAGCGCGCCAGGCTGCGGGAGCCCATCGCCCAGGACCAGCCCAAAATCCTGAGCAAGAATGAGCCGATACCGCCCAGCGCCCTGGTCAAGCCCAATGCCAACGACGCTCAGGTCCTCATGTGGCGGCCCAAGTACGGGCAGCCGCTGGTGGTGATCCCGCCCAAGCACCGGTAA
- the FAM78A gene encoding protein FAM78A isoform X3 → MNDNFYPSVTWAVPVSESNVAKLTNIYRDQSFTTWLVATNTSTNDMIILQTLHWRMQLSIEVNPNRPLGQRARLREPIAQDQPKILSKNEPIPPSALVKPNANDAQVLMWRPKYGQPLVVIPPKHR, encoded by the coding sequence ATGAACGACAACTTCTATCCCAGCGTCACGTGGGCTGTGCCTGTCAGCGAGAGCAATGTGGCCAAGCTGACCAACATCTACCGGGACCAGAGCTTCACCACGTGGCTGGTGGCCACCAACACCTCGACCAATGACATGATCATCTTACAGACGCTGCACTGGCGCATGCAGCTGAGCATCGAGGTGAACCCCAACCGGCCCCTAGGCCAGCGCGCCAGGCTGCGGGAGCCCATCGCCCAGGACCAGCCCAAAATCCTGAGCAAGAATGAGCCGATACCGCCCAGCGCCCTGGTCAAGCCCAATGCCAACGACGCTCAGGTCCTCATGTGGCGGCCCAAGTACGGGCAGCCGCTGGTGGTGATCCCGCCCAAGCACCGGTAA
- the FAM78A gene encoding protein FAM78A isoform X2, which produces MCKWGPSRHSDQGNNKLNPEILCCLLIRSRSSWELPDLQEGKIEAISDSDGVNYPWYGNTTETCTIVGPTKRDSKFIISMNDNFYPSVTWAVPVSESNVAKLTNIYRDQSFTTWLVATNTSTNDMIILQTLHWRMQLSIEVNPNRPLGQRARLREPIAQDQPKILSKNEPIPPSALVKPNANDAQVLMWRPKYGQPLVVIPPKHR; this is translated from the exons ATGTGCAAGTGGGGACCCAGCCGCCACAGTGATCAGGGAAATAACAAATTAAACCCGGAGATCCTTTGTTGTTTGCTGATCAGATCCAG GTCCAGCTGGGAGCTCCCGGACCTCCAGGAGGGCAAGATCGAGGCCATCAGTGACTCAGACGGGGTGAACTACCCCTGGTACGGCAACACCACAGAGACGTGCACCATTGTGGGCCCCACCAAGAGAGACTCCAAGTTCATCATCAGCATGAACGACAACTTCTATCCCAGCGTCACGTGGGCTGTGCCTGTCAGCGAGAGCAATGTGGCCAAGCTGACCAACATCTACCGGGACCAGAGCTTCACCACGTGGCTGGTGGCCACCAACACCTCGACCAATGACATGATCATCTTACAGACGCTGCACTGGCGCATGCAGCTGAGCATCGAGGTGAACCCCAACCGGCCCCTAGGCCAGCGCGCCAGGCTGCGGGAGCCCATCGCCCAGGACCAGCCCAAAATCCTGAGCAAGAATGAGCCGATACCGCCCAGCGCCCTGGTCAAGCCCAATGCCAACGACGCTCAGGTCCTCATGTGGCGGCCCAAGTACGGGCAGCCGCTGGTGGTGATCCCGCCCAAGCACCGGTAA